A window of the Oncorhynchus kisutch isolate 150728-3 linkage group LG12, Okis_V2, whole genome shotgun sequence genome harbors these coding sequences:
- the bmp2b gene encoding bone morphogenetic protein 2b, with protein MVAVFRSLMVLLLAQVLLGGAAGLIPEVGRRKYSESGKQSPEQSENFLNEFELRLLNMFGLKRRPNPSRQAVVPQYMVDLYRMHSVNGDHSTKRPRSMGRHAERAASKANTIRSFHHEESMEALASLKGRTTQQFFFNLTSIPGEELITSAELRVYRDQVLGATAAPTSNTSHNSSNRSSTNTSTNVGGIHRINVYEVFGAPASPRGEPLTRLLDTRLVQDSLSRWESFDVSPAVSQWSSGGSHNHGFMVEVFHPDTQGGEEAQRQSRHVRVSRSLHEDQDSWPQARPLLVTYSHDGRGNAVLHRDKRQAAGHRKQRRKHQHKANCHRHELDVDFSEVGWNEWIVAPPGYHAFYCHGVCPFPLADHLNSTNHAIVQTLVNSVNSNIPRACCVPTELSPISLLYLDEYEKVILKNYQDMVVEGCGCR; from the exons ATGGTCGCCGTGTTTCGTTCTCTCATGGTACTGCTGCTGGCTCAGGTGTTGCTAGGAGGCGCTGCGGGACTTATCCCCGAGGTCGGCCGGAGGAAGTACAGCGAGTCCGGGAAGCAGAGCCCAGAGCAGTCGGAGAACTTTCTTAACGAGTTCGAGCTGCGGCTCCTCAATATGTTCGGACTTAAACGGAGGCCGAACCCGAGCAGGCAGGCTGTGGTGCCCCAGTACATGGTGGACCTGTACCGTATGCACTCGGTGAACGGAGACCACAGCACTAAACGGCCCCGGAGCATGGGGAGACACGCAGAGAGAGCCGCCAGCAAGGCCAACACGATTAGAAGCTTTCACCACGAAG AATCCATGGAGGCTCTGGCAAGTCTTAAGGGCAGGACCACCCAGCAGTTCTTCTTCAATCTCACCTCCATCCCTGGAGAAGAGCTAATCACCTCTGCAGAGCTCCGGGTCTACAGGGACCAGGTCCTGGGGGCCACAGCAGCTCCCACCAGTAACACCAGTCACAACAGCAGTAACCGCTCCAGTACCAATACCAGTACCAATGTTGGTGGCATCCATCGTATCAACGTGTACGAGGTGTTTGGAGCCCCTGCGTCTCCCCGTGGTGAACCCCTGACGCGCCTCCTGGACACTCGGCTGGTGCAGGATTCTCTGAGCCGCTGGGAAAGCTTCGACGTCAGCCCCGCCGTGTCCCAGTGGTCCTCCGGGGGGAGCCACAACCACGGATTCATGGTGGAGGTGTTCCACCCAGACACCCAGGGGGGCGAGGAGGCCCAGAGACAGAGCAGGCATGTCAGGGTGAGCCGTTCCCTCCACGAGGACCAGGACTCATGGCCCCAGGCTCGACCCCTGCTGGTGACCTACAGTCATGACGGGCGGGGGAACGCGGTGCTGCACAGGGACAAGAGACAGGCAGCAGGCCACAGGAAACAGAGGAGGAAGCATCAACACAAGGCCAACTGCCACAGACACGAACTCGACGTGGACTTCAGCGAAGTGGGCTGGAACGAGTGGATAGTGGCGCCCCCTGGCTACCATGCCTTCTACTGCCACGGGGTATGTCCCTTCCCATTGGCTGACCACCTCAACTCCACCAACCACGCCATCGTTCAGACGCTGGTCAACTCTGTGAACTCCAACATCCCCCGGGCGTGCTGCGTGCCCACAGAGCTCAGCCCCATATCACTGCTCTATCTGGACGAGTATGAGAAGGTCATCCTCAAAAACTACCAGGACATGGTGGTGGAGGGGTGTGGCTGCCGgtga